The following DNA comes from Sphingorhabdus sp. M41.
CCATATTGGCCGCTGCGGTCAGCAGGCCGAGATCGGACGGATTGATCGGTACCGCTTCCATCCGGACGACGACTTCATGCTCTTTCGGTTCGGGCACGGCATAAGGCTCGATCGACAATATCGACTTGCCGTCCTCGGTGACGGTGGTGAACAGTTGCTTTGCGTCGGGAAACTGGCTCATTGGAAATTCCTCTCTCTTGTGTTTCTAGAAACTTTTGGCAGCGGCTAGCGCGCCAAATCGTGCGGTGATCTCGAAAAATTCGGTCACCGTTTCATCGATAATCTGTCTGGCAGTTTTTACCTCGTCAATCAAACCGGAAGACTGTCCGGCCAGGCCGACGGACGCTTCCATGTCGCCGCCGAAATAGACATCCATGATGCCCGCGAACGTGTCCGCCGGCATCAGGCCGTCTTCGTATATTTTCGTCGTGCGCTCTGTCTTCAGCGCGCGGATACAGGGCGAGGCTTTCTTGTTCAGCACATAGGTGCCGGTTTCCTTGGCATCGAGTATCGCCTGCTTGTAATTCATATGCACCGGGCTTTCGGCGCTCGACACGAAGCGGGTGCCCATCTGGACAGCTTCTGCACCCAGGGCAAAAGCCGCGGCCATGCCCTTGCCGTCGGCAATCCCGCCAGCCGCGACCATCGGTATGTCGGTCTGCCTGCGGATCGCCTGCAGCAGGACCAGAGTCGACACTTCCTCCGGATTCTTGAAGCCGCCGCCTTCCGCGCCCTCGACAATCAGACCATCGACACCTGCTTCGACACAACCCATTGCCGCAGCAACGGTCGGCACCGCATGATAGACGATGATCCCCGCCTCCTGCAGCGGCCCGACAAATTTGCGCGGGCTACCGGCAGAGGTCGTCACGAATTTCACGCCGGACTCACAGACGCGGGTCAGGATCGCGGGGTCCTTGAGGAACATGATCGGCAGGTTCACGCCAAAGGGCGCATCGGTCAGGTCCTTCATCTTCGCGATTTCGACCATGCAATTTTCAGTCTCGCCCGAACTGGTCTCGATAATGCCCAGCCCGCCAGCGTTGCAGACAGCCGAAGCCAGTTGTGACCGGGCGATCCAGCCCATCGGTGCCTGCACGATCGGATATTTCGCGCCGCTATGTTCGAGGAAACGATTCATATATGGTCTTTCTTCATTGTCGCTGGCCGGTCAGCCCATCGGATACATGATTTCCCGGCTGATCTTGTAGATCCGCTTCATGATCTCGGGGCTTAGCTCGAGATCGGCAGCAGCAAAAATCTCGGGAAGCTGATCAGTATGGGTCGCGCCGACAATGGTCGAAGCAACAAAATCATGCTGTTTCGACCAGGCGGTGGCCAGAGTAACCGGTGCCACGCCCAGTTCCTCGGCAATCGCCATGAAACGCTTGGTCGATTCCTCCGACTTGGGATTGACGAAACGCTCCGCCATTTTCGCCTGACGTCCGCCCATTTTCAGATAGGCTGAGAAACGCGCGCCTTCCGGCATCGCGCCGTCATTATATTTGCCCGACAGAGCCCCGCCCCCGAGCGGCGAATAAGGGATCAGGCTGACCCCTTCCTGACGGCACACTTGCGCTAGTTCGTCCTCGAACCGGCGGTTGTTCATGCTGAAATTATTCTGGATCGTGCAATAGCGGGTGACGCCCAGCCGCTCGGACGCCTCGAGCGATTTCATCAGGCCCCAGCTGGTTTCGTTGGAGCAGCCGATGGTGCGAATCTTGCCCTTGCGGATTTCCTCGTCGAGCACTTCCATCGTCTCGTCATAGGCGGTGCCATGATCGGGCCAGTGGGTCTGGTAGAGATCTATATAGTCGGTCTGCAGCCGCTTGAGGCTGTCGTCGAGCGCCTTGACGATATTGTGGCGGTCCATGGCGGTCATACCGGCACGCTGTGCCGATTCTATCCAGCCATGGCTGGGACCGGAAACCTTGGTCGCGATGATCAGACTGTCGCGATCCTTGCCCTTCATCCAGCGACCGACAATATTCTCGGTCTCCCCTGCCCACTCCCGCTTGGGCGGCACCGGGTAATTTTCCGCCGTATCGAAGAAATTGATTCCGGCCTCGACCGATTCATCCATGATCCGGTGCGACATGGCTTCGTCGGCGCCACTGCCGAAGGTCATCGTCCCCATGCAGATTTCGGATACATATATCGGGCTTCGGCCCAGGCGGCGTTTTTTCATGATAATGTCTCCGGGAAGCAGGACGTTGGCTTAACTGTGCGATTAAGTAGCATAACCCGCATGGGTTGCGAAATGCAATCCAATATCTCTACCGTCTAGCCAGCCTGACCGATAACCAGGCAGGCGAGAAACATCAGGAAACCGGCGAAACGATTGGACCGGAATTTGGCGAGCGCATCATCTCCATCGCTGCCTTTCAGCGTCGTAACCTGCCACAAGAAATGCAGTCCGACCGGAACAAGAGCCACAAGCCCAAGCCATTGGGGGCGCAATATCCAGAAAGCGGCCGCCCAGCTGGTGAGCGCAATCAGGTAGAAAAGCAACACGCCGAAACGCACATTGTCGCCCAGTCGTAGCGCGCTCGAGCGAATTCCGACCAGCGCGTCATCTTCCCGGTCCTGCAACGCGTAGATCGTGTCATAGCCGATCACCCAGAAGATCGAGCCGGCATAGAGAAAGACCATCGCCCAGTGAAATTCAGGCGCAATCGCCAGCCAGCCGACCAGCGCACCCCAGCAGAACACCAGTCCCAGCCAAGCCTGCGGCCACCAGGTGATGCGCTTCATGAACGGATAGGCCGCCACCAAAGCCAGACTGCCGAGCGCCACCAGCTTGGCGATGCCATTGATCTGCAACCAGACCAGCAGACCGGTCAGGCACAGGATCCCGAGCCAGATCCACGCCGCCTTCAGGGACGTGGCCCCGCTGGCCAGGGGCCGCGACCGGGTACGCTCCACCTTACGATCAAGGTCACGGTCGACGATATCATTATAGACGCAGCCCGCCCCGCGCATCGCAATTGACCCGAGCAGCAGCCAGAGCAGCAAGTCCCATCGCTCGATTGCCCCGCCTGCCAGCGCTATGCCCCACGCGCAGGGCCAATAGAGCAGCCACCAGCCGATTGGCCGGTCAAAGCGGGCAAGCAGGGCGAAAGGCCGGGCCGCTGCGGGCAACAGGCCGATAATGCCCTTATGTTCGGAATCGGGGACGATCTGGTCTGGCTGATTGGACATGTAATCCGCTTATCGTCATTTCTTTCACCCGTCATCCTGAACTTGTTTCAGGACCTCCGTCGGACATGTGCGTTCTTCCGGAAGAGATGCTGAAATAATTCAGCATGACGAGATCGAAAGCCCTCGCTAAACACTATCCCATGCCAGCCACACCAGCCTACCCCCCGCACAGCGCCCCGCGCCTCTATCTCGATGTCGAACTTGCCGACGGAGCGGAAATCCGGCTGGACGGTAGCCATGCCCATTATCTGCTCAAGGTGATGCGGATCAAACAGGGCGATCCAGTCAAGCTGTTCGATGACCGCACCGGTGAATATCTCGCCCATGTGGCGGTGCTGGGCAAACGCGATCTGATCCTGATGATCGACGGCAAGACCCGCGAGCGGGAATCGGTCCCCGATCTGTGGCTGTGCGCAGCCCCGATCAAGAAGGACCGCTTCAACTGGATCGCCGAGAAGGCGACCGAACTGGGCGTGGACAGGATCATGCCGGTGCAGACCGCACGCACGCAGGGTCAGGCGATCAAACCGGAGAAATTGCGCGCCCATATGATCGAGGCGGCAGAGCAATGCGAACGCACTGCCCTGCCCTCGCTCGAACCGCTGACAAAATTCACCGACATGCTGGAGCAATGGCCAGCAGACCGCCATCTGTTCTTTGCTGATGAGCGCATCCATGAAACCGGTGAAGGCAGTTTCCGCAAGGCACTGGTCGCCCATGACGGTCCGGCGGCGATCCTTATCGGCCCCGAAGGCGGCTTTTCCGACGCGGAAAATGAGATGATCCGCGCCCTGCCCCAATCCGTCCCGGTATCGCTCGGCCCGCGCATATTGCGCGCCGACACAGCCGCGATAGCAGCGATCAGCCTGTGGATGGCGGGTCGTGGGGACTGGAATCCGGCCTGATTGTCGGTTTTATTGAGTGCGTCAGCGACCTAACCATCCTGAAATCTTTGTAAAATCCGATCATCCCCGCCGCGTGGTTAACCAATAATTAGCCCTACCCGGATAGGGAAAGCCCATGTTTTTGGGGAAATCTATCGGGGGCCAGAGCCGATTGACGATCCACACATTGGTGTGGGGATTGCTCTGCCTGTGCGCGATGGCGCTGTTTCCGGGTGGAAAAGCCGAAGCACAGACAGTCAGCACCTATTCGAACAGCAGCACGGTTTCGATCCCGGACAATGCCTGTCCGGCGACGGTCAGCCGAACCTTCAGCGTTGGCACAAGCTATGTCGTAGGGGACGTCGATATCGGCGTCTTGATGGATCACACCTACCGGCGCGATCTGGAAATCACTTTGACCGCGCCAAGCGGGACCACGGTCACGCTGATGGATTATGTCGGCGGCAGCGCGAATAATCTCAACGTCGAATTTGACGACGAAGGTACTGACGGAACGATTGCCGCTCACACATCCAATGATTCTCTGACCCCGGTATATGGCAGCACCAGAACCCCGCAAAGCAGCCTGTCCGCCTTTGATGGTCAGAACGCCCAGGGGATCTGGACTCTGAAGATTTGCGACCAGCAAGGCATAGACACCGGATCGTTTCGCCGTGCCGATCTCTATATCACGCAACTGCCAAGCAATTTTGCCGATCTTTCGCTGACCAAGGCGGTCAGCAACGCAAGTCCCGTCAACGGCGCGAATATCGCCTATACGCTGTCACTGACCAATTCCGCAGCATCGAACCAGACCGCAGCAGCAACCGTCAAAGACCTGCTCCCGCTGGGCCTGTCCTTTGTCAGTGCGTCCGGCTACGGCACCTATAGCAGCAGCACCGGCTTGTGGAACGTGACCTCCATAGCGCCAGGGCAGACCCGAACTTTAAACATCATAGCAACGGTGACGGCGACTTCGGCAGCCACCGTCTCCAATATAGCCGAAGTAGCATCGTCTGATCGCCTTGATCCGGATTCCACACCCAATAACGGCAGCGCTGGTGAAGACGATTATGCCAGCAGGAGCATCACCGTTTCCGGTGCCCGAACGGCGGGCATAGCGCCCAGCCTGACCAGCGTCTGTCCGATCACCAATCAGATATTGTTCGACTGGAATGGCAAAGCGTGGAGCGGCGGTTCGACCAACAATAGCTATAATTTGACGGGGATCGGCTTGATCAACTTCGCGATCACCAAGACCGGTGGAAGCTATGATGATGGCTCTCCGGCTGTGAACAACAACAATTACGCGAACCTCTCGAATAGCGAACAGTCGCTCTATGAGAATCTGCAATTTTCTGACAAAAACCAGACGGCAACTACCGTGCTAACCCTGCCAACGGCGGTACCCGGACTGCAATTCACCGTGTTCGACATTGACTACAATAACAATGACTTTGCCGACAAGCTGACGGTGGTGGGCAGTTACAATGGCAGCCCCGTGTTGCCGACACTGACCAACGGAGTGGCCAATTATGTCATCGGCAATGTCGCCATTGGTGATAGCGGATCCAATTCCAATTCAGCCAATGGCAATGTGGTGGTGACCTTCACCTCGCCGGTAGACAAGGTCGAGATTATTTATGGCAATCACAGCACCGCACCCGACGATCCCGACGGGCAGGCAATTTCGATCCATGATATCAATTTCTGCCGTCCGGCGACAACCCTGAGCGTCACCAAGATCAGTTCGATCATCAGCGATCCGGTCAACGGCACCAACAATCCCAAACGCATCCCGGATGCAATCGTGCAATATTGCATCCTGATCAGCAACAGCGGTTCAGCGAGAGCAGATGCCATTGCCGCAACGGACAATCTTTCCGGTCCATTCACCTATACTCCGGGTTCGATGCGCAGCGGCAGCAATTGCGGGTCCGCGGCTACGGTAGAAGATGATAATGCCGCGGGCACCGATGAAAGCGACCCCTATGGCGGATCCCTGTCCGGTTCAACCATCACCGCCACCGCGGCGACCTTGGGACCGGCAAGCAGCTTTGCCCTGACCTTTCAGGTTACGATAGACTAGCCAAGCCGTTTCAGCCGCACCAGTATTTCATCCAGAGACGACAGGAAGCGGGAGCGATCCGCTTTGCTGAACGGCGGTGGGCCACCGATATTCTCGGTTCCCATGCCAGCGCGCAAATCGGCCATGATCGCTCGTGTTGCCACGGCTGCACCAATGGAATCGGCTGTAAATGGCTTGCCATTAGACCCGACCACCGCAGCGCCCGCTTTGACGCAGCGATCCGCCAGCAATATGTCGGACGTAACCACTACCGTACGCGAGCCGGTGCGCTCCGCGATATAGTCATCGGCCGCATCAAAGGCATCGCTGACCACCACCCGGCTAACCAGCGGATGATCCGGCACCCGAAACGGGCTGTTGCTGACTATGACCACCGCCACGGCATGGCGGTCCGCCACCCGGTAAATTTCGTCCTTTACCGGGCAGGCGTCCGCATCAACCAATATTTGAATGGCGGTGGTCATAGTTTAGTTCAGTCGGCTTTGGGTCCGCGCGGTTTTCCGCCTTCAAACGGGCGTTTTCCGCGATGTGGCTTCTTGTCACCACCACCGAAATTGCCGCCGGAACCGGATTTGCGATCGCCTTTAAAGTCGGACTTCTTTTTGAACTCGCCGCCAAATTCGCGCTTTGGTCCGCCGCCGTCAGAACCGCCTTCGCCTTCCGGCTTGCGCTTCTGATAAGGCTTGCCGCCACCCGATTTGTCACCGAATTTCTTGTCGCCAAATTTCTTGTCGCCAAACTTGTTCCTGCCGAACTGTTTGCCGCCATGTTTCTTGCTGGCGTTGCTGTAATCGCGCTGACCACCCGCATTGTCGCCGCGCCCGCCCTTGCGGTTGCGCTTGGCTTCATCGCGCGGCTTGCCTGCAAACTGGGTGATCACGATATCATCGGTATCATCCCCGCCGGATTCTCTCTTCTCAGCAATGGCTGCGGTAAATTTGTCGACGACGCGACGCGGAATTTCGAACAATGTATCATCGCCATTGATCCGGATCGCGCCGATTTCATTCTTGGTGATATGACCACGGCGGCACAATACCGGCAACAGCCAGCGAGCGTCGGCACGCTGGTTATGACCGACGTTCATCTTGAACCAGACGGTATCTTCAAATCCGGGACGCGGGCCGCCTGGTGCAGCTTGCGACTGGGCACCACGATCGAGCATCTGTTCCGGAGCCGGCATTTTCGCGCGGTGCGACTGCACCAGCATCGCTGCGATTTCTTCCGGCGTTTTTTCGGCCATCAGACGTTTCGCCAATGCCAGATCATCCTCGTCGATCTCGACCGGCTGCAACAATGTCTCGATCAGCCGCTCGGCGTCATTTTTGCGAATGTCGGCCCGTGTCGGCGCATCTTTCCACTCGGCGTTGATTTTCGCGCCGCGCAGCATGGATTCAACCCGCTTGCGCCGCTGGTAAGGCACGATGATAACCGCCGTACCCTTTTTGCCGGCACGGCCCGTACGACCGGACCGATGCTGCAAAGTCTCGGCATCGCGCGGCATGTCAACATGCACAACGAGGCTCAAGGTCGGCAGATCGAGTCCACGAGCGGCAACGTCGGTTGCGACACAGACGCGCGCGCGTTTGCTGCGCAAGGCCTGCATCGCCTGGTTGCGTTCGCTCTGGGTATGTTCGCCGGACAATGCCACGGCACTGAAGCCGCGATCGACCAGACTGGCGTGCAGACGGCGGACTGCTTCGCGCGTACCGCAGAACAGCATCGCCGATTCCGCTTCATGGAAGCGCAGCAGATTGACCACTGCATTCTCTGTATCGGCCGGAGCAACGGTGATAGCCTGATAGGCAATATCGCCATGGCCGCGATCTTCCCCGACGGTAGAAATGCGCAGCGCATCATTCTGATAGCGTTTGGCAAGATTGATAATCGGTTTCGGAATGGTTGCCGAGAACAGCAAGGTCCGACGGTTTTCGCCGGTCGCATCGAGAATTTCTTCCAGATCCTCACGGAAGCCCATGTCGAGCATTTCATCCGCTTCGTCGAGCACGGCGGCGCGAAGATTTTTCAGGTCGAGCGCACCGCGTTCAAGATGGTCGCGCAAACGGCCGGGTGTACCGACGATGACATGCGCGCCGCGACGCAGAGTGCGGCGCTCTTTCGAAGCGTCCATACCACCAACACAAGTCGCGATCTGGGCACCGGCGGGCTGATAGAGCCAGGTCAGTTCGCGACTCACCTGCAGGGCGAGTTCGCGGGTCGGCGCGATGACCAGAGCCAGCGGCTCGACCAGGAACGGGAAACGCCCGTTGTCATCGAGCAATTGCGGTGCCATCGCCAGACCGAAGGCTACGGTCTTGCCGGAGCCGGTCTGGGCGGAGACAATAAGGTCGCGGCCATCCGCTTCTGGTTCAAGCACTGCGGCCTGAACCGGCGTCGGCTTGTCATATTCGTGCGCCGCAAGCGCCTCGGCGAGAAGCGGGGATAATTTCGTGAAAGGCATAATATCTGTATTCCGTGGCAAATGTGAAAGCCGCGCGGAACTGCCAGTCGCCTGCGGTTTATGAAGATCATGTTGTTATTAAACGGTCTGCACTGGGGATCATATTGCCTTGCCGGCAGCATGGCCACTCGCCCAAGCCCATTGAAAATTATAGCCACCGAGCCAGCCGGTAACATCAACAGCTTCCCCAATAGCATAAAAACCGGGCACTTGCCTAGCTTCCATATTTTTGGAAGAAAGTTCGGCCGTGCTGATACCGCCAGCCGTGACTTCTGCCTTAGCAAAACCCTCGGTTCCATTGGGCATGAAGCGCCAATGGGACAGGCGGCGCGCCGCCTCGTCGAGCTTCTTGTCGGTCAGATTACCCAGTTCCCCTTCCAGGGCGATCCGTTCGATCAATGTCTCGGTCAAGCGCGTTGGCAAATGGGCATTTATCGCTTTTTTCAGGGACAGCCGGGGCAATTGCAGCTTCGCCTGACTGAGCCAATCGCCCGCCAAATCGGGCAGAAAGTCGATTTCAACCGATTCGCCATGTTGCCAGTAAGATGAAATCTGCAGAATTGCCGGACCCGACAATCCTTTGTGGGTGAACAGTGCAGCTTCCCGGAACGCGGTTTTCCCGCATCGCGCGATCACCGGCGCCGACACGCCGGACAGCTCACGGAATAATGTTTCTTCGCCGCCCAGGGTCAACGGCACCAGCGCCGGCCGGGGCTCGACTATTTTCAGGCCGAATTGCCGCGCCAGATCATAAGCGAAACCCGTCGCACCCATTTTCGGGATCGACGGACCGCCGGTCGCGACCACTAGCGACGGCGCAAAGGCAGTCTCTCCGCCATATTCGACGCGATAGCGACCATCGCTATGACTGATATTGGTTATCGATTTTCCGAGCGACAGACTGACAGCGTCAGTCGGGCACTCATCCATCAGCATCGCGACAATCTGCTTGGCCGATCTGTCACAGAACAGCTGCCCTAATGTTTTTTCGTGCCAGTCGATGCCGTAGCGATTGACCAGAGCGATAAAATCATTCGCCGAATAGCGGCTCAATGCCGATTTCGCAAAATGCTTGTTCTGCGACAGATAGCGGTCAGGCGCGGTCCCGATATTGGTGAAATTACACCGACCACCGCCGGAGATCAGAATTTTCTTCCCCGGCTCATCGGCATGATCGATCAGCAATATCTTGCGCCCGCGCTGTCCGGCAACGGCAGCGCACATCAGGCCAGCGCCGCCAGCGCCAAGAATTATTGCGTCATAATGGGTCGGGACTTTGGGCATCGGATTATTGGAAACTCTCTAATATCAGCAGATCCGCGATTGCCATTCGCGCAGGGCCTTTGACTGTCGCTCAGGAGAACAACGGCCGGACTTGCCCGACTGCCTTGTTATAAAAATCAGCCTGTCCCGCGAGCAACCGCTCAAGCGAAGCCGAGGCTGCGCGAGGGCGCGTTTAACAGCGATGCTGACCATTTGCAACGGCTGCCAGGCGGGGGCTTGAAGACATGATCCGGCGCGGGGGGTTCGATCTTCCTTTCTCCGCAAAGAACGATCTCGTGCGGTACGCGCGCTGCGCAGAACAGGCTTTGCCGGCCCGTCATTCCCATCAACCTTCGCAACCTTTTATCTGTGGCTGCGTTTTCACACCAAGAGCAACAATAAGTCGATGGAGCCAGAAATGTTCAGTAGTCTCGCCTACGCTATTATCTTGATGGGATGTTCGGATGACATGACCCTGTGCAGGGAAATGGTCAGAGACAAGCGTATTTTTGCAACGCTTCAGGAGTGCGAAAACACCGAAGGCAAGGCGTTGCAATCCGATATAGCGCTGGAAATCGACTATCCCGTAGTGGCGAGCAAATGTACCGTAGCTGCCGACAAATTCGCTCAGACGGGTCAGCCCAATATTGGCGGATAATAAAGATCTCGATATTGGAGAGGTCATGGTAGCGCCCGCAACCGGACATCCCCTCAACCAGAGCGCCCCGACCAAAAGACAGCTTTCGACTGCAATCTTTCTTTTGTCGCTCGGGGTGTTTCTGGCCCTGCCGTTTGTTCTGTCGGCGGGTGCCGTTTTCTTCAGGCCCTTGTTCGCCGCCATGGTCATCATGCTGATGCTGCTGCCGTTGACCAACGGGTTAACCAAACGGGGAATACCAAACGCAATCTCAGCCTTTCTTTCCGTCCTCACCTTACTCTTCTTTCTCGCATTCGGGTTTCTGCTAATCCTGCAGCCGGCTCTGGAACTGGCGGAGCGGTTTCCGGATATCACGAATATATTGCAAGAACGGCTGGTTGATATCCGTCAGTTCACTGCTTCGGTATCCCAGATGGGCACTGAATTCTCTTCAACGATCGGTGAATCCCGTGGACGTGAGGTGGTGCTGGCAAGCCCCACGGTCATGGAAGAGGCCGCTTATGCCACTCCTGCCGTCCTCCTCGAACTTCTGCTGGTCATCCTGCTGGTATATTTCATGCTGGAATCCCGCCTGCGGCTGAAGCGGATCATATTGTCAAAACGGTCGACTCTGGCAACTTCGCTGAAAGCGGCCCGGGCGGGGCGCAGCGTTACCGAAGACCTGTCGCACTATATTGGAGCCGTAACCACGATCAATATTGCGGTCGGCATCATAGTCGCTTTCGGCGCATGGGCGCTCGATATCGAATCGCCTCTGATGTGGGGCGGCCTGGCAGCCATATTGAACTTCATTCCCTATCTCGGACCGATGTTGATGGCCGTACTTTTGTTCGGTTTCGGCGCGGCCTCTACCGGCGATCTGGGAGGCGGATTGGTTCCCACGCTGGCCTATATCGGCCTGCAGGCCATCGAAGCCAATTTGATCACACCCTCGATTCTGGGCCGGCGCTTTTCAATGAACCCGGTCGTCATCCTGCTGGCGATCAGCTATTTCACCTGGATCTGGGGATTGGGTGGCGCCTTGATAGCGGTCCCCTTGCTGATTGTGGGCAAAGCGCTGCTGACCCAGACGGGAAGCCCGAATATTATCGGCTTCATTCTCGGAGAACCGCTGTTCGATTCTCCGGCACAGCAACAAGACAGAGGATGAAGGTCTTGAGACGACCCGAGAACGCAAATCTTCTAACCACAGCGGGAAAATTCCGCTCATAGTTTGCCGATAATTTCTTCCTGCCAATTGGCAGAACGGATCAATATGTTGGGAGATATAGGAAATGGTGGAGCCTAGCGGGATCGAACCGCTGACCTCTTCGCTGCCAGCGAAGCGCTCTCCCAGCTGAGCTAAGGCCCCATTTGAAGAGCGCCTTTAATCCAGACGCCCTTCAGAAAGCAAATCAAAAATTACGTATCGGCTGGCTCGTCGTCGCCTTTGCCTTTGCTGACACCCAGATCATCGTCACCGCCGAGATCAACTTCATTGTCCGGCGATGGATCATCATCATCAATATTGATGTCCAAATCATCATCGTCAACCGCGTCTTCTTCCTTCTTGACCGCCTTCTTCGGCGCTTCAAAAGGCATA
Coding sequences within:
- a CDS encoding NAD(P)H-dependent flavin oxidoreductase, giving the protein MNRFLEHSGAKYPIVQAPMGWIARSQLASAVCNAGGLGIIETSSGETENCMVEIAKMKDLTDAPFGVNLPIMFLKDPAILTRVCESGVKFVTTSAGSPRKFVGPLQEAGIIVYHAVPTVAAAMGCVEAGVDGLIVEGAEGGGFKNPEEVSTLVLLQAIRRQTDIPMVAAGGIADGKGMAAAFALGAEAVQMGTRFVSSAESPVHMNYKQAILDAKETGTYVLNKKASPCIRALKTERTTKIYEDGLMPADTFAGIMDVYFGGDMEASVGLAGQSSGLIDEVKTARQIIDETVTEFFEITARFGALAAAKSF
- a CDS encoding aldo/keto reductase; this encodes MKKRRLGRSPIYVSEICMGTMTFGSGADEAMSHRIMDESVEAGINFFDTAENYPVPPKREWAGETENIVGRWMKGKDRDSLIIATKVSGPSHGWIESAQRAGMTAMDRHNIVKALDDSLKRLQTDYIDLYQTHWPDHGTAYDETMEVLDEEIRKGKIRTIGCSNETSWGLMKSLEASERLGVTRYCTIQNNFSMNNRRFEDELAQVCRQEGVSLIPYSPLGGGALSGKYNDGAMPEGARFSAYLKMGGRQAKMAERFVNPKSEESTKRFMAIAEELGVAPVTLATAWSKQHDFVASTIVGATHTDQLPEIFAAADLELSPEIMKRIYKISREIMYPMG
- the ubiA gene encoding 4-hydroxybenzoate octaprenyltransferase, whose translation is MSNQPDQIVPDSEHKGIIGLLPAAARPFALLARFDRPIGWWLLYWPCAWGIALAGGAIERWDLLLWLLLGSIAMRGAGCVYNDIVDRDLDRKVERTRSRPLASGATSLKAAWIWLGILCLTGLLVWLQINGIAKLVALGSLALVAAYPFMKRITWWPQAWLGLVFCWGALVGWLAIAPEFHWAMVFLYAGSIFWVIGYDTIYALQDREDDALVGIRSSALRLGDNVRFGVLLFYLIALTSWAAAFWILRPQWLGLVALVPVGLHFLWQVTTLKGSDGDDALAKFRSNRFAGFLMFLACLVIGQAG
- a CDS encoding 16S rRNA (uracil(1498)-N(3))-methyltransferase, giving the protein MPATPAYPPHSAPRLYLDVELADGAEIRLDGSHAHYLLKVMRIKQGDPVKLFDDRTGEYLAHVAVLGKRDLILMIDGKTRERESVPDLWLCAAPIKKDRFNWIAEKATELGVDRIMPVQTARTQGQAIKPEKLRAHMIEAAEQCERTALPSLEPLTKFTDMLEQWPADRHLFFADERIHETGEGSFRKALVAHDGPAAILIGPEGGFSDAENEMIRALPQSVPVSLGPRILRADTAAIAAISLWMAGRGDWNPA
- a CDS encoding proprotein convertase P-domain-containing protein, whose product is MFLGKSIGGQSRLTIHTLVWGLLCLCAMALFPGGKAEAQTVSTYSNSSTVSIPDNACPATVSRTFSVGTSYVVGDVDIGVLMDHTYRRDLEITLTAPSGTTVTLMDYVGGSANNLNVEFDDEGTDGTIAAHTSNDSLTPVYGSTRTPQSSLSAFDGQNAQGIWTLKICDQQGIDTGSFRRADLYITQLPSNFADLSLTKAVSNASPVNGANIAYTLSLTNSAASNQTAAATVKDLLPLGLSFVSASGYGTYSSSTGLWNVTSIAPGQTRTLNIIATVTATSAATVSNIAEVASSDRLDPDSTPNNGSAGEDDYASRSITVSGARTAGIAPSLTSVCPITNQILFDWNGKAWSGGSTNNSYNLTGIGLINFAITKTGGSYDDGSPAVNNNNYANLSNSEQSLYENLQFSDKNQTATTVLTLPTAVPGLQFTVFDIDYNNNDFADKLTVVGSYNGSPVLPTLTNGVANYVIGNVAIGDSGSNSNSANGNVVVTFTSPVDKVEIIYGNHSTAPDDPDGQAISIHDINFCRPATTLSVTKISSIISDPVNGTNNPKRIPDAIVQYCILISNSGSARADAIAATDNLSGPFTYTPGSMRSGSNCGSAATVEDDNAAGTDESDPYGGSLSGSTITATAATLGPASSFALTFQVTID
- a CDS encoding YaiI/YqxD family protein, which codes for MQILVDADACPVKDEIYRVADRHAVAVVIVSNSPFRVPDHPLVSRVVVSDAFDAADDYIAERTGSRTVVVTSDILLADRCVKAGAAVVGSNGKPFTADSIGAAVATRAIMADLRAGMGTENIGGPPPFSKADRSRFLSSLDEILVRLKRLG
- a CDS encoding DEAD/DEAH box helicase, which gives rise to MPFTKLSPLLAEALAAHEYDKPTPVQAAVLEPEADGRDLIVSAQTGSGKTVAFGLAMAPQLLDDNGRFPFLVEPLALVIAPTRELALQVSRELTWLYQPAGAQIATCVGGMDASKERRTLRRGAHVIVGTPGRLRDHLERGALDLKNLRAAVLDEADEMLDMGFREDLEEILDATGENRRTLLFSATIPKPIINLAKRYQNDALRISTVGEDRGHGDIAYQAITVAPADTENAVVNLLRFHEAESAMLFCGTREAVRRLHASLVDRGFSAVALSGEHTQSERNQAMQALRSKRARVCVATDVAARGLDLPTLSLVVHVDMPRDAETLQHRSGRTGRAGKKGTAVIIVPYQRRKRVESMLRGAKINAEWKDAPTRADIRKNDAERLIETLLQPVEIDEDDLALAKRLMAEKTPEEIAAMLVQSHRAKMPAPEQMLDRGAQSQAAPGGPRPGFEDTVWFKMNVGHNQRADARWLLPVLCRRGHITKNEIGAIRINGDDTLFEIPRRVVDKFTAAIAEKRESGGDDTDDIVITQFAGKPRDEAKRNRKGGRGDNAGGQRDYSNASKKHGGKQFGRNKFGDKKFGDKKFGDKSGGGKPYQKRKPEGEGGSDGGGPKREFGGEFKKKSDFKGDRKSGSGGNFGGGDKKPHRGKRPFEGGKPRGPKAD
- a CDS encoding NAD(P)/FAD-dependent oxidoreductase, encoding MPKVPTHYDAIILGAGGAGLMCAAVAGQRGRKILLIDHADEPGKKILISGGGRCNFTNIGTAPDRYLSQNKHFAKSALSRYSANDFIALVNRYGIDWHEKTLGQLFCDRSAKQIVAMLMDECPTDAVSLSLGKSITNISHSDGRYRVEYGGETAFAPSLVVATGGPSIPKMGATGFAYDLARQFGLKIVEPRPALVPLTLGGEETLFRELSGVSAPVIARCGKTAFREAALFTHKGLSGPAILQISSYWQHGESVEIDFLPDLAGDWLSQAKLQLPRLSLKKAINAHLPTRLTETLIERIALEGELGNLTDKKLDEAARRLSHWRFMPNGTEGFAKAEVTAGGISTAELSSKNMEARQVPGFYAIGEAVDVTGWLGGYNFQWAWASGHAAGKAI